Proteins encoded within one genomic window of Xiphophorus maculatus strain JP 163 A chromosome 11, X_maculatus-5.0-male, whole genome shotgun sequence:
- the LOC102216917 gene encoding brain-specific homeobox/POU domain protein 3-like, which translates to MMSMNSKQPFSMHPILHEPKYTPLHSSSEAIRRACLPTPSLQGNIFAGFDETLLQRAEALAAVDIVAQKSHPFKPDATYHTMTTMTSMTCTPTSSSAHLHHPSVLTSHHHPAHHQPAQGLEGDLLDHLTPGISLGGMPGSDVCSTASHTAHAAAHMSAINHMQHHHHHTQSMNMHPHALGSHGSLGSAGGDAEPDPRELESFAERFKQRRIKLGVTQADVGAALANLKIPGVGCLSQSTICRFESLTLSHNNMVALKPILEAWLEEAERAQREKMSKPEIFNGGDKKRKRTSIAAPEKRSLEAYFAVQPRPSSEKIAAIAEKLDLKKNVVRVWFCNQRQKQKRMKFSATH; encoded by the exons ATGATGTCGATGAACAGCAAACAGCCTTTCAGCATGCATCCCATCCTGCATGAGCCCAAATACACGCCCCTGCACTCCAGCTCCGAGGCCATCCGCAGAGCCTGCCTGCCCACGCCGTCG CTTCAGGGCAACATCTTCGCCGGCTTCGATGAGACGCTGCTGCAGAGAGCCGAGGCTCTCGCCGCCGTGGACATCGTGGCCCAGAAGAGCCACCCTTTCAAGCCAGACGCCACCTACCACACCATGACCACCATGACCAGCATGACCTGCACCCCGACCTCCTCCTCCGCGCACCTGCACCACCCGTCGGTGCTCACCTCACACCACCACCCGGCGCACCACCAGCCGGCGCAGGGACTAGAAGGAGACCTGCTCGACCATCTCACCCCGGGGATTTCTCTGGGAGGCATGCCCGGCTCGGACGTCTGCTCCACGGCCTCGCACACGGCTCACGCCGCGGCCCACATGTCGGCCATCAACCACATGcagcaccaccaccaccacactCAGTCCATGAACATGCATCCGCACGCGCTGGGATCCCACGGCTCCCTGGGGAGCGCTGGCGGGGACGCGGAGCCCGACCCTCGGGAGCTGGAGTCGTTCGCCGAGCGCTTCAAGCAGAGGCGGATCAAACTGGGCGTCACTCAGGCTGACGTGGGAGCGGCGCTGGCCAACCTCAAGATCCCCGGGGTCGGCTGCCTGAGCCAGAGCACCATCTGCAGGTTCGAATCCCTGACCCTCTCACACAACAACATGGTGGCCCTGAAGCCCATCCTGGAGGCCTGGCTGGAGGAGGCGGAGCGGGCGCAGAGGGAGAAGATGTCCAAGCCAGAGATCTTCAACGGCGGCGATAAGAAGAGGAAACGCACGTCCATCGCTGCGCCGGAGAAGCGCTCCCTGGAGGCGTATTTCGCCGTGCAGCCGCGGCCGTCGTCGGAGAAGATCGCCGCGATCGCCGAGAAACTGGATCTGAAAAAGAACGTGGTCCGCGTTTGGTTTTGCAATCAGAGGCAAAAACAGAAACGGATGAAGTTTTCTGCGACGCACTGA